GCCCCCGGGGACGAGGACTTCACGATCAAGGACCCCCGCATCACGGAGTCCAGCGGCCTGGCCGCCTCACGTCAGCACCCGGGCATCTACTGGACGCACAACGACCAGGACACCGGCGCCTATCTCTACGCAGTGGACAGCAGCACCGGCGAGACCGTCGCGACGATCACCATGACGGGCGTCGGCACCCCGCGCGACGTGGAGGCGATCTCCATGGGCCCGGACAACCAGCTCTACGTCGGCGACATCGGCGACAACGACGGTGTGCAGTGGCCGTACGTCTGGATCTACCGCCTGCCCGAGCCCAAGACGCTCAAGGACCAGACGATCAAGGCCACTCAGTACGTCGTGAAGTACACCGACGGCACCCGCGACGCCGAGTCGATGGTCGTGCACCCCAGGACCGGGCGGGTCTACATCATCGACAAGCACGAGGACGGCGGGCACCTGTACGAGGGTCCGGCCGAGCTCTCCCCGTCCGGCACGAACGTCTTCAAACCCACCGTCCCCGTCGACATGTGGGCCACCGACGCCGCCTTCTCCCCGGACGGCCGCACCCTCGCCGTACGCGGCTATCTCGGCGGCATCGCGTACGACTGGAACGGCGGCAAGCTCAAGCGGCTGGAGCGCATCAGCGTGCCGCTGGGCCAGGGCGAGTCCGCCAGCTACTCGCCCGACGGCAGCAAGCTCATGCTCGGCATGGAGGGCGCCGGCAGCGCAGTCGTCGCCGAGGACGCCCCCGGCGCCGCGGGATCCTCCGACTCCGCCACGGGCAGCGGCAGTTCGGCCTCCGGGGACGACGGCGACGCCTCCGGCAGCAACCTCAAGGTAGGCGCCATCGCCCTGGGAGCCGCCTGCGTCGTACTGTTCGCGCTGCGCCGGTTGTTCCGGCGGAGGTGATGACGCAGGTGAGACGCGGGCGGTCGGGTGGTGCCTGATAGCGTCGGCGGGCCCGGCCGTCGATCTTGCCCGAAGGAACTTCCCGCTCCCCATGGACAGTCCGCCCCCGGCCCCCGACGTCGCGCAGGTGCTCCGGCACAACCGCACGCTGGTGTACCGGCACTTGGCCACGCGCCTCGCACTGGCCGCCGCCCTGTTCGCCGTCCCGTTCGCCGCACACGGCGTCGGCTATGACGCCGCCCTCCCCGCGTTCGGCATCCCGGCCGCCTTCTTCGTGCTGATCTTCCTGTTGCTGCGGCTGCGCCACGGGTCGCGGATGAAGGTGTGCGCGAAGGTGCTGCACACCTACCCCCTGGAGTACCGCAACCGGGTCGTCCGCAAGGGCTCCCGGTGGATGTACCTCGGCACGGTGCACACCGTCCGGCTCACGGTGCGCGGGCAGCACGGCGCGCCTTCGCTGCGCGCGCTGAGCGCCTCGACGAGGCGCCGCTGGCCGAAGGAGGCCGAGCAGGGCGGCGCCTGGTTCGCCGGTGACCCGGCCTTCGGCGGCGTCATGGTCCTGCCGGAGAGCCATGACATGTTCTTCGTGCAGCCCGCCGACTGGCAGGAGTACGAGCAGGAGCGCGCCCTGGCCGAGCCGCGGCGCCGGGACCTTGCCGAACAGGCGGGAATCTCCGCCCTGTTGGAGAAGGAACCGAACATCATGGTGGGCGGATGAAGCGCGTCCTCGGGTGGGTGTGCGGTGTCGCCCTGGCCCTCGTGACCGGCCTGTGGTGGGTCACGGCGACCTCCGACCTCGCCCTGTCCGCCGGGCTGTACGGCACCCCCGGCACCTACAAGGTAGACAGCTGCTACGACGCCAACCCTTACGGGAAGAACTCCCGTTACGACTGCGACGGGGACTTCACCCCGGACGGCGGCACCGCCGGCGATGCCGACTCCGTGACCTTGAGGGACACCGGGCGCGACTACGCGGACGGAACCGAGTTCGACGCGCGGCACGGGGTTGCCTCCGAGACGGTCCAGCGGGTCGGGTTCTGGGGCGTCGTGGGCGAGCTCTGGCAGGTGGCGATCTGTGTGACCGTCCTCGCGATCCTCGGATACCAGGCGATCAAGCCACGTGGACAGGCCGCCCGCCGTGAAAGCCACCGCCGGGAGCCGTCGAGGCGCCAGACCGTGGCCGACCGGGTGGGGTACGCCGTCCTGGTCGCCGTCCCGGTGGGTCTCCTGAGCTGGATCGCCATGATTGCGGAACCGACGTCGTAGGGCCTGTCGGCAGGCCGCAGCTGTACGGCTGTGTCCCGTCAGCGGGCTACGCCTCGTCCGCGCGGCGCGCGACGAAGGTCTCCAGGCCGTCCAGGATGCGCTGCAGGCCGAACTCGAAGTGGTCGAAGTCGGGGCCCCAGGTGTTCTCGTCCAGGGACGCCATGAGGGGGAAGCGGCCGGAGGCCAGGACCTTCTCCAGCATCGGGGTCTGGGCCTCCCAGAACTCCGTGTCCGTCAGGCCCGTCCGGCGCTCCGCGTCCAGCTGGTACAGCTGGGTGCGCGCGGCCCCGACGACGTACCCGTCGATCATGATGATCGCCGAGACCAGCTCGGGGTCGGACAGCCCCATCGGCTTGATCCGGGTGAGCACCTTCTCCATGCCGTCGAGGGCGCTCGGGCCGAGGATCGGCCGGGACTGGTTGACCTGGAGCAGCCAGGGGTGGCGCTGGTACAGGGCGAGGGTCGCGCGCCCCATGGCCGCGAGCGCCGAACGCCAGCTGCCGTCGCCGAGGTCGGCCGGGTTCTCCGAGGGCCGCTGGACGCGGTCCAGCATCAGGTCGAGCAGCTCGGCCTTGCCGGGGAGATAGCGGTACAGCGACATCGTGCCGGTGCCCAGTTCGGCCGCGACCCGGCGCATCGACACCGACTCCAGCCCCTCGGCGTCCGCGACCCCGACGGCCGCCTCCACGATCTGGTCCAGCGTCAGCGTCGGCTTGGGCCCGCGGCTCGGCCGCCGGCCGGTGTCCCACAGCAGCTCCAACGTGCGGACGATGTCGCCGCTGCCGCTGGTCTCCGTACCGCTGGTGCCGCCCTTGCCGCTCGTCATGCACTTCAGCTTAAGTCCTCCGGGAAAAACTGGGTACGGTGTACGCGCAATCGGGTACGGTGTACTCAGTTACCGAAAGGGGGACCCATGGAGCACGGACACGACGACGGATACGCGGTACTCGCCGAGGGGTTGGAGAAGCGCTACGGCGACAAACGCGCCCTCGACGGCTTCGACCTGGCCGTCCGCGAGGGCACGGTGCACGGCCTGCTCGGCCCGAACGGCGCCGGCAAGACCACCGCCGTACGCATCCTGTCCACGCTGGTCAGGCTGGACGGGGGCCGGGCGAGCGTGGCCGG
The DNA window shown above is from Streptomyces chartreusis and carries:
- a CDS encoding WD40 repeat domain-containing protein, with amino-acid sequence MRRPLAILAGVLLTGAFTLPASAAPGDEDFTIKDPRITESSGLAASRQHPGIYWTHNDQDTGAYLYAVDSSTGETVATITMTGVGTPRDVEAISMGPDNQLYVGDIGDNDGVQWPYVWIYRLPEPKTLKDQTIKATQYVVKYTDGTRDAESMVVHPRTGRVYIIDKHEDGGHLYEGPAELSPSGTNVFKPTVPVDMWATDAAFSPDGRTLAVRGYLGGIAYDWNGGKLKRLERISVPLGQGESASYSPDGSKLMLGMEGAGSAVVAEDAPGAAGSSDSATGSGSSASGDDGDASGSNLKVGAIALGAACVVLFALRRLFRRR
- a CDS encoding TetR/AcrR family transcriptional regulator; translated protein: MTSGKGGTSGTETSGSGDIVRTLELLWDTGRRPSRGPKPTLTLDQIVEAAVGVADAEGLESVSMRRVAAELGTGTMSLYRYLPGKAELLDLMLDRVQRPSENPADLGDGSWRSALAAMGRATLALYQRHPWLLQVNQSRPILGPSALDGMEKVLTRIKPMGLSDPELVSAIIMIDGYVVGAARTQLYQLDAERRTGLTDTEFWEAQTPMLEKVLASGRFPLMASLDENTWGPDFDHFEFGLQRILDGLETFVARRADEA